The genomic window TCTCGGTCCGATCGTTCTGATCTTTAAATCCGGTTTGTTCGCGCTGGGTATGGATAAGAGAGAGGAAAGTCTCGACTTCTTCCGCTTCCGCGTTTTCTTTTCAAAGTTCAAATTGGACATCACGGTTTGATACGAACCGATGAGTGAAAGTTCGAAGACTCGCTCCAAACCTTCCCGTCTCGTTTTCGGCAAACCCATATCGATTCCCCCGACCGGCGACAAAAGAACTACGACGATGTCCGTCGCGCCCCGCTCGACCGCGGGAAGAATCGGAGTATTAGCCATAACGCCTCCGTCCCAATGCGGTTTCCCGTCGACGTATTGCCAAGGAAAGAACATCGGAATCGCGGAAGATGCCATTACGTGTTCGATGTCGATTTCCTTGTTTCTAAAAAATACGAGCTCCGCGGTGAGAATATTGACCGCTGTGATGATGACTTCCACGGGGTTCTTCCGCAGTTTGCGGAAGTCGAGATGAGAATACAAAAGATTTTTAAGGGGTGTCGTATCGGTTAAGGGGGAATAGCTTTTGACGAAGATGTCGACGAGATCGTTCCAGATCGAATAACGCATCACCTTCTTCGCTTCGATGGACTTCCACAACTTTGTGATCTCCATCGCGTTCATCCCGCAACCCATGGCGGTAGCGGTAATCGCTCCTACGGAAGTACCGCAGATGATATCCGGTTTGAATTGGATTTCTTCCAAATATCGGAGAACGCCCGCTTGGTAAGCGCCTCTGGCTCCGCCTCCGGACAAGATAAGGGCACGTTTCATTCTACCTGAATCTCAAAGGGTTGGAAAAAAGTGAAGAATTTTCGGTTTGTCGGAAGGAACTCAAGGAGAAAGATTTTTTCGAAAGAGGGAAACCTCCTGAGCGACTGCAACGTTTCGTCGACATCCATCTGTCGAGATCGGAAGCTCGAGAATGACCAGTTCTCGAAACTCAGAAAGGTCAGCGGTCTGATTGGATTGCAATGCCCCGACTACGGCTGTATTGCAAGTGAAACCCGGGCTATTGCTCAGCCACCTCACCGGTCAATTGTTTACAACAACTATCATTCACTAGACCACCTCCTTTTCGTGTGGCCGCAGAATATTCTGTCTCATTAAAATGTCAAGAACAGAGCGAATTTTTTGAGAATTTTCTTTCCTAAACGAAACGCCGCGGTTCACGCCGCCTCGAACGGCGCCAAACCGACGATCAAAAAGGCTTCTTACGAAACGGCTTTCACTCTGGAAATCAATATCATCGCGATCACGTTAAACCCCATTGCGAGAAAACCGGCCACCTCGTAGTTTTGATACGGAGAAGTCGGAGTCGCCGCGACCAAAATGCTTCCCCCGATCGTAGCCCCGAGTCCCGAAGCCAGGTTTTGCAAGGCGGAGATCACGGTCATAAAACGTCCCCGGTCCTTCGGTTCGGTCGTGGATGTAATCAAAGCCAAGGCGGGAATCCATCTTCCCGATACGATCACCATGAAGGCCGTGGTCAGCGTTACGACGGTCACAAGATCGGCCTTTCCGAGATTGGTCATGATAAAGATCGGAATAAAGGATAACGGAACCAGAATATAGAATACCTTGTGTTTTCCGATCTTGTCGGAAGCGATCCCTATCAATCTCGAAGAAAAAAAGGTAACAAGCCCGCCGAAGAAATAAATCCAAGAGATACTTTCTTTAGGAATCCCCACGTTGTGTTCCATATAAGGCGCGATAAACGGAATGACGGTAAAACCGCCGAGAATCACGAACATGATGAGCATATACGAAGCCATATATCGTTTGTATGTGAGAATCCGTACGAAGTTTTGAACCGGATTTTCGCCCGCGGATTGAAACGGAGGAATGCTCGGAAGATGATAATACATCAGAACCAAAATCGGAAGGCTCAATAAAACGATTCCCGCAAAGGACATGTTCCATCCGTAAAACTCGGCGACTTTCAGTCCCAACGGAATCCCGACCACCGAAGAAACGGAAAACGCTCCCATGATCGCACCGGTTGCCCTTCCCCTTCTTTCCATCGCGATCACGTCTCCTACGATCGCAAAGATGACGGAACTCAAAATTCCTCCGAACGCTCCGGAAAGAATTCTCGCCGATAAAAGAAGAATGTACGAATCCGCAACGGCACAGAATGCGGTGCCTACGATAAAACCGGTATATAAGAAAATTGCGGCGGACTTTCGGTTGAAACGATCGATAAAAAGCGCGCCTACGATTCCCGCCGCGAACGCGCTGTACGTATATGCGGAAATCAGAAAGGAGAATTCTCTAGGATTGATATGAAACGCTTCTTGAAAGTAGCTCCCGAGAGGCATCATGATTACGAAGTCGAGAATGTGAGTGAATTGAACGGCCGCTAATACGAAGATCAGCATCGGTTCGGATTTTACATGAATGTTGCGAGAAGGATGCGAAGACATAGATATTGGATAGCATGAGAAATGTCAGTTTCCTGTAGATAGAAAAACGGGAAAAATGGATTGAACGACTGGAATTCCCGCATAAGAATCCTCACAAAAAAGGAAATTCCACCGTATGAAAGTTAAATTTATTTCCGCAAATTCGGCTCTTTCCACCGTCAAAGCGGGTCAACGGGTTTTCGTTCACAGCGTGGCTGCGGTCCCAACTCTTCTGATCGAAGCGTTGACCGCACGGGCGGACGAGTTGTCTAACGTGGAAATGATTCACCTTCATACCGAAGGCGACGCTCCTTATGCAAAACCGGGAATGGAAGGAAAATTCTTCACGAACGCTTTGTTCGTGGCGGCCAATATGCGTAAGGCCGTTGAGGAAGGAAGGGCCGATTATATTCCGATTTTCTTAAGCGAATGTCCTTCCTTATTTCGAAACGGAATTCTCCCTTTGGACGTAGCTTTGGTTCAGGTTTCGCCTCCCGATAAACACGGCTATTGTTCTCTCGGAGTTTCGGTGGACATCAGCAAGGCCGCCGTGGAAACCGCAAAGGTGGTGATCGCGCAAGTCAACGAAAACATGCCCCGCACGCACGGAGACGGAATCATCCACGTGGACAGAATTCATTCTTTGGTGGAAGGACATCAAACGTTGTACGAACACGTTTCCGAAACGCCGTCCGAAGTGGAACTTGCGATCGGAAAAAACGTGGCTTCTCTTGTGGAAGACGGAGCCACGCTGCAGATGGGAATCGGAGCGATCCCCAATGCCGTCCTAACGTGTCTAACGTCACACAAAGATCTGGGAATTCATACGGAGATGTTTTCGGACGGAGTGATGGAACTCGTTCAAAAAGGAATCATCACCGGAATCCATAAAAAGAAACATCCCGGAAAAATCGTTTCCGGCTTCGTGATGGGAACCCGCAAACTCTACGACTTCATCGACGACAATCCCCAAGTCGCGATGCTCGACATCGGCTACATCAACGATCCGCACGTGATCCGAAAAAATCCGAAAGTCACCGCCATCAATTCCGCGGTGGAAGTGGATCTGACCGGACAAGTCTGCGCGGACACGATCGGCACACGACAATATTCCGGAGTCGGAGGTCAGATGGACTTTATCCGAGGCGCGTCCCTTTCGGAACGAGGCAAACCCATCATCGCATTACCCTCTTCCACTTCCAAGGGAGAATCCAGAATCGTTCCGATGTTGAAACCCGGCGCCGACGTGGTCACAACGCGCGCGCACGTTCACTATATCGTGACCGAATACGGAATCGCGAATTTGTATGCGAAGAATCTACGACAAAGGGCGAAGGCCTTAATCGAGATCGCGCATCCGAATCACAGAGAAAGACTCGAACGAGAAGCTCGGGAACGATTTCGAGTTCTTTGAAGAATTTCCGACGGAAGGATCGGCCGACGGTTTCTCGGTCGGCGGCAGAATTTCCATCGTCGACCGTTCGGTCGCAGTTCGAACGCACAAGAAACCATCCCTGTTGTAATCGAATTTTATCTTTTATACGAAAGAATCGCATCGGAATCGTTTGACGAAAACGTCGTTTTTCGTCAGATTGTTTTTGAAACGACTATCCGATGAAATTTGAAAGGGATAAAGTCTATGAAGGAATTTTTCTTTCGGACGTTCACTACCTTCTCAATAAAAAAATAAAATCCCACAAACACAAAGAACTCTTTCAGTTCCTCGATCATCTTGAAAAAAAGAACGTCCGCTTTCAAACGATCTATCTCGTGGGCGACATCATCGAAAATTGGTTTTTCAGCGCCTCTCGCAAACTCCGCCGCAGTAAAAAGAAATTCAACAAACTCTTCGACAGACTCGATTCTTTATCGGCGCGGGGCGGCGACAAAATCTACATCGTAGGAAATCACGACTCGACTTCGTATCTGATGAGCCTTCCTCCCAAGATCGAAAAGTATCTGAAGGAAAGGGATTGGCACGTCTGCGAAAAAACAGAAAACGAAACGCTGATCGCGGTTCACGGCCATCAGGGACAATACAACCGGTTCACCTGGATCGGATCGATCTTTCTATTACGTTTTTTGCATGCGATTGCCGTGTTGATTCCGAACCTTTTCCGATATTCGGAAGCTTTCTATCAAAAACATCTGAACAG from Leptospira yasudae includes these protein-coding regions:
- a CDS encoding patatin-like phospholipase family protein yields the protein MKRALILSGGGARGAYQAGVLRYLEEIQFKPDIICGTSVGAITATAMGCGMNAMEITKLWKSIEAKKVMRYSIWNDLVDIFVKSYSPLTDTTPLKNLLYSHLDFRKLRKNPVEVIITAVNILTAELVFFRNKEIDIEHVMASSAIPMFFPWQYVDGKPHWDGGVMANTPILPAVERGATDIVVVLLSPVGGIDMGLPKTRREGLERVFELSLIGSYQTVMSNLNFEKKTRKRKKSRLSSLLSIPSANKPDLKIRTIGPRTSLGFGSILNFSQVQADYLISRGYEDARIQFGEY
- a CDS encoding MFS transporter; the protein is MSSHPSRNIHVKSEPMLIFVLAAVQFTHILDFVIMMPLGSYFQEAFHINPREFSFLISAYTYSAFAAGIVGALFIDRFNRKSAAIFLYTGFIVGTAFCAVADSYILLLSARILSGAFGGILSSVIFAIVGDVIAMERRGRATGAIMGAFSVSSVVGIPLGLKVAEFYGWNMSFAGIVLLSLPILVLMYYHLPSIPPFQSAGENPVQNFVRILTYKRYMASYMLIMFVILGGFTVIPFIAPYMEHNVGIPKESISWIYFFGGLVTFFSSRLIGIASDKIGKHKVFYILVPLSFIPIFIMTNLGKADLVTVVTLTTAFMVIVSGRWIPALALITSTTEPKDRGRFMTVISALQNLASGLGATIGGSILVAATPTSPYQNYEVAGFLAMGFNVIAMILISRVKAVS
- a CDS encoding acetyl-CoA hydrolase/transferase family protein, with protein sequence MKVKFISANSALSTVKAGQRVFVHSVAAVPTLLIEALTARADELSNVEMIHLHTEGDAPYAKPGMEGKFFTNALFVAANMRKAVEEGRADYIPIFLSECPSLFRNGILPLDVALVQVSPPDKHGYCSLGVSVDISKAAVETAKVVIAQVNENMPRTHGDGIIHVDRIHSLVEGHQTLYEHVSETPSEVELAIGKNVASLVEDGATLQMGIGAIPNAVLTCLTSHKDLGIHTEMFSDGVMELVQKGIITGIHKKKHPGKIVSGFVMGTRKLYDFIDDNPQVAMLDIGYINDPHVIRKNPKVTAINSAVEVDLTGQVCADTIGTRQYSGVGGQMDFIRGASLSERGKPIIALPSSTSKGESRIVPMLKPGADVVTTRAHVHYIVTEYGIANLYAKNLRQRAKALIEIAHPNHRERLEREARERFRVL
- a CDS encoding UDP-2,3-diacylglucosamine diphosphatase encodes the protein MKFERDKVYEGIFLSDVHYLLNKKIKSHKHKELFQFLDHLEKKNVRFQTIYLVGDIIENWFFSASRKLRRSKKKFNKLFDRLDSLSARGGDKIYIVGNHDSTSYLMSLPPKIEKYLKERDWHVCEKTENETLIAVHGHQGQYNRFTWIGSIFLLRFLHAIAVLIPNLFRYSEAFYQKHLNRQDPSTTEEILRYYERLSRITHQGDRLLISGHTHDFLCIPHLRIINTGDWVKSNSFVLQDGSHFIGAKMNKRGEFSKEFVYKHKEDSSV